The nucleotide sequence GTAATTCGGGAGCAGTGCCGGCAGGGCGTCCGGCGGGATTGGGACGGACCGTCCAACCGGCTTCGGGGCTCGCTGGAACGCGAGGTGTCGCCAGGCGTCCCAGGCCAGCGGGACTGGCATCGTCGGCGGGTTACCGGCCAGAGTTCACCGGTTTGCGGGTGTTCCGGGATGAGGGCGAGGTCGCCGTCGGTGTGCGGAATGCCGGGCCCGGCTAGGACCAGGGTGCGTTCCTGTCCCGCCCGCCCTGACGAGGCAGTCGAGAGTTGGTCGGAAGACCTCGCGACCTGGTGATCGGGGACCGCCACAGGATCGCCGCCCGAGGCGGCCAGCATGTGTGCCAGTGCCGAGGCTGCGGTGGCCTTCGATATCGGGTGCCAGCATCGCCAGCGCGTTGGTTACGCCGAGGTAGACCAGTCGAAGCAGCACGACCCGTCATCCTCGCCCAGTGGTTTTTCAGCGATTCGACCAGCCTGGGCACGTTGATGAGGGCAAGATCTTTGTCGTCGTGGTCAAACCGGCAGTGACCAGGGCGGACGTCATTGTCGGCACCTGCAGGGCTAGCAGGCCCAAAAGGCGGCGCACAGAGCCGACGAGCACGAGATACACGGAGGCACCATGAAGGCAATCGTCGCGATGGATCAGGCCGCGGAAGCAGCCGGAATCACACTCGCGGAGCGGCCTGAGCCGACGCCGGCGATCAACGACGTCGTGGTTGAAGTCCACGCGTCGGGCTTCGTCCCCGCGGAGTGGGAGTGGCCCTCGACGTGGGTCGATCGCTCCGGTCACGATCGCGCCCAGGCGATCATCGGCCACGAGTTCGCCGGAGTGGTCTCCTCCCTCGGCTACGGCACGACGGGACTCTCGTTGGGACAGCGGGTGTTCGGGATCACGGACTGGCACCGCGATGGAACGCTGGCTGAGTACGCGGCCGTGGAGGCACGCAACCTTGCGCCGCTGCCGGGGAACGTCGACTTCACGGTGGGTGCGAGTCTGCCGATCTCCGGCCTGACCGCGTGGCAGGGCCTGTTCCAGCACGGTCGTCTTCAGGCGGGGCAGAGCGTCCTTGCACACGGCGCCGCCGGCGCCGTCGGATCAGTGGTGACGCAGCTCGCCCGGGAGTTCGGCGCCTTCGTCATCGGTACCGGTCGGGCGGCGGACCGCCAGGCGGCGCTCGACTTCGGCGCGAACGAGTTCCTCGACCTCGACCACGAGGATCTCGACGACATCGGCGGGGTCGACCTGGTCTTCGATGTCATCGGCGGTGATATCCAAAGGCGCTCGGCGAGCATCATCCGGCCTGGCGGGACGCTGGTGTCGGTGGTCGGACCTGTTGAGGCTCGCCCTGTCGACGGCTTGGCGGTCGACTTCGTCGTCGAGTCCGTTCCGAGTCAGCTAATGGAGATTGTCGACCGGGTGCGAGACGGGCGCCTTCGCACGCACATCGGAACAGTCGCGACTCTCGACGACGCCATCCCCGCGCTCAACCCGACCGAGCGGCGCAAGGGCAAGACCGTCATTCGCGTGCGCCCCTGAGTGCCCTGGAATAGGCCCACAGCGCCGTCATGCTGACGCCCCACTGACGAGATCGGCACCCCACCCGACGTCGACGACGTCAGTGGGGCCGCGCAGTGCGCCCGCCACAGCCACGGCCGCGTTCGACCCGGACACGGCCACCGCTCCACCTGCGGCTCCGGCGGCCCCATCCAAGAAGATCATGGACACCTCGTCCGAGTATCAGATCAGCTTCTACTGCCGCCCGGTCGCGGTGCACAACGCCCTGACTGCCGGCGGCATCGACGCACGTCCTGAGACGCGACGTCGCCGACAGCCGGCTGTCCGACTCCGGTTGATGGTTGACACGGCGGCCTCGGTTGACGCTTGACATGATCGCTCCGGCCTCGCGTTTAGCGCGCGACTCGCGGCAGATCCGGTTGGCCGTCAGAGTGGTCGCCAGGCTTGACATGGGGGACCGGAATGGCGCAACCAGGGTTCGGCCGCACGGGAGTCGAAATGCGGCGCCAGGCCTACTGGTCAGGCGTTCACCACCCACTGTTGCCCGTCGATGAGTTCGCGAACCGCGTCGAGGTGTCCGGCGTGGCAGGCGGTCTCGGTGATCACATGGAGCAGGACGTCCCGAAGATTGTGCAGGCGCCACTCATTCCCGGGGAAGGGCCACCAGGCCAGGTCGGCATCGGCAGATGAGGCGGCGATGACGGCATCGGCCAGAGAAGCCTCATGGCGATAGCAGTCAAGGACATCGCCGGCCGGCAGTCCCGGGGCTACCTGCCATGGGCTGTCTTGGCTGCCAACCAGGTCGATGACCTCCGGGTCGCCGGCCACAACTGCGCGGAACCACAAACGCTCCACCGACAGCGCGAGGTGCTGCAGCATCCCGAGGCAGCTCCACCCAGAGGGCAGCACGGGGCGCCGCATCGCCTCATCGCTCAGTCCTTCCACGGCACCCAGCACGTGGTCTCGCTGCCTCTGGAGGCACTGCATCAACGCGGTGATCTCGGCGTCGACGGCCACCGTCATTTCTGAACCTCCCTAACACGACACTTCTTCACAGGGCCGAATGCAACCTTGCGGATACGTACCCGCCGACTTTCCGTGACGACTGGCATGCCAGTTATCCGCTTCTGTCGAAGAGCGGATGCCCGATCTTGGCATGTTCCTGTTGATCTCAACCGAAGTTCACCCGGCGACGAGCATCCCGCCTGGCGCCCATCGTTTACGCCATCGCCAGCAGGGCGATGCCCATACCCGCGCTCATCACGCCGTGGCACAGTGCCGACCAGTCCAGCGGACACCCCACCGCGTCCGTCGTCGCCGTGGACAGGCCACCGACGCGCATCCCGCGGCCAACCCACCAGACTCCGGCGAGTACCAGGTAGCCCCCGAGCAGCGCACTGGCCCATCCGGCACACCCGACCGGCGCATGACCCATCCCGGCCATGTCCATACCACTGTGACCGCCGGCGGAGGCGTGCCCCGGTGTCGAGGCACCCATCCACACCATCGTCCCTGTCGCAGTGGCGAAGAAAACCGGAAGGGCGCGACCGCGGGGCGTCCACACCGCCCGCACCGCGAACCACCCAGTCGACATCATGAAAATGACAATCCGGGCCGCTGCCGGGACCGCCGCGCCCCACGGCCAGATCATCGCGATCATCGATAGTCCCATGACCAGGTGCAACATCTCGGAGAGTCGATGCTCCGCCACCGGAGAGAGCCACGCAGCGGGTGGGCGCAGGCACCGGAGCAGGTGAAAGGCGGCCGCCCCTCCGAACGCCACTGTCAGCAGCCATCGGAGGGGGGCAATGTCGATCATCGGCCCCACGAACGGTGGCGGGCCCTCGGGCAGACGCCGAACCTCAGTGGCAGCACTGGTGCGCGCTGCCGGCGGGCTCGGTGGCGCCCAGGTCGTCGTCACGGCCGGTGGCGAGGCGCGACCACTGGGAGGTCGGCCGGCCGTCGAGCCGGAACTGGTCGCCGTCGGTCCGGAAGCGCTGCGGCCAGCCGTCTGGCGAGTCCTCCCAGGTCTCCTGGCGACCGTAGACGGTCATGTCGAGCAGGCCGTACGACGGCGCCATCGCCTCGACGCCCCGCCCGGTGGTCCAGTAGGTCTCGAACACCCGGTCGCCCTGGCGCAGGTAGCACGCCTTCATCCCGAACGCGCGCCCGGCGACGAGGGAGTCGAGCGACTCCGCGGGCACCGAGTACCAGGGCGCCTGCCAGCCCATGAAGTCGCGGTAGCGCGACGACTCCTCGAACGGCCCCTGACAGAAGACCGCGAACGTGACGTCACGCGAGTGCAGGTAGGACAACTCGAGCACCTGCCCGGTGAAGAACGTACATCCCTCGCACTGGTCGGCGGCCGGCCTGCCCGTGTGCCACATGTGGTACGACGCGAACAGCTGAGTCCTCCCCTCGAAGACGTCAAGCAGGGGCACCCGGCCGTCGGCACCGACCAGACGGGTGGCCGGGTCGACCTCGACCATCGGCAACCGCCGGCGGGCCGCGGCGACGGCGTCGCCCTCGCGGGTGTGCGCCTTCTCGCGGAGCCGGAGCTCGTCGAGTTGCTTCTGCCAGGTCTCGCGGTCGGTGATCGGGGGTGTCGCTGGGGTGGTCATGGACTCCTCCTCTGGTCAGTCGCTATGAGGCTAATAGTGACTGCTAGGATCAAGCAAGTATCATTCTTGGACTCGCCAGTGTGACGAACGGGCGGCGCGGTAGCGGACAAGGCGTAGGGAGGTTTTCGGTGCCCACTCAGCGGGGTTATCGCCAGGCGTGCGGCGTTGCTCGCGGCCTCGACATCGTCGGAGAGCGGTGGTCGCTGCTCGTGGTGCGCGAGCTGCTGCTCGGGCCGAAACGGTTCACCGACCTCCAGCAGGCGCTCCCGACCGCCAGCCCGAACGCACTGTCCGACCGGCTGCGCGAGCTGGCCGACGCGGGCGTCGTACGCCGTCGGCAGCTGCCTCCGCCAGGCAATGTGCGGGTCTACGAGCTGACCGCGTGGGGTCGCGGCCTCGAGCCGATCGTGGTCGCGCTGGGCACCTGGGCGCTGGCCGCCCCGCCGACTGCGGAACAGCTTTTCGTGAGCGCAGACAGCGCCATGCTGACCATCCGCACCTACTTCGTGCCGACGCCGGAACAGCCCGAGGTGACGCTCCGGATCGAACTACGCGACCACGGTCCCGCCGGGGTGTTCGGCGTCCGCCTCACGTCGGCCGGCGCCGAGGTCACCCACGAGCCGCCCGAAGAGCCGCACGCCGTCCTGATCACCACGACGGATGCCCTCCTCGCCGTCTTCGGCAGCGACGACCTCGCCGGCCTCGTAGCTGCCGGCGCCGCCATCATCGGTGATCCCGAGGTCGTACGCCGTCTCGTCGCGGCCGTGCGAGTCCCGGGCGCCACAGGTCAAAGCTCAAACGGCACCCCCGGGCCAAGGGGGACGGGCGGATAGCCGCCAGAGGCTGCCCGGAAGGTGACCCAATGCCCCGGGCAGATCCGGCCCGTCCTGTTTGGTCGACACTCCGGCCCGGCGTCGACCAAGGTCCCTACACGCATCTGCCGCCGTCCGTGGGCTACAGAGTGTTTCGGCTTGATCGGGACTGGATTTGCTCTTCCGCGCTTCGGGTCGGCCTGAGCGACGAGGTGGGCACGGTTTTCACCTGGGAGTCGGCTAGTAGTGGCGGGACCGGACATGAGTTGCTGTGTGAGTGGCATTCTCGTGCGTCGCCCGAGCTGCACGGAGGCCACTCCCGCTCACCGTCACAAGCAGCGAGGGCTCGGGCGGCTCAGAGGAGCTCATATTCCCGCAGTAGAGTTTGCCGGTTCGTTGAGCGTCAGAGGTGGGCCCATGTCCTGGCCGGATGTCACGGTGGTTGATGCGTGCGTGCGGCGCGATGGCCGTGGCGGTAGCCCCACGGCCGTCACCGACGACGACCCGGCGGCGACGGACGCGGACCGGCGTGCGGTCGCTGCTGCGGCCGGCACTTCGCACGCGGCGTTCCTCGGCACAGGGCGGACGCCGGACGGTGGCTGGCCGGTCCGGTTTTTCACCGCCACCGCCGAACTGTCCGGCTGCGGCCATGGCACCGTTGCCGCGCAGGCCGTCCGGTTGACCCGCACCGCGCTGGGCGAGCTGAACGACCGCCAACACACCGGCGGGCGCACGTTCGACACCGTCGCGATCCGCCGCCCCGCCGGCATCGAGGTGTGGTTCGACCAGGGCCTCGTCGCGCTGCGTCACCCGGCACCGGACGAGCGCGCCGCGATCGTCGCCGCGCTCGGCCTCACCGCTGACGACCCGCATCCGACCGACGCGCTACGCATCGCCGCGCCCGGCGCACCACGCATGCTGGTACCGGTCCACGACCGGTCGGCGCTGCTCCGAGTCTGCCCACACCTCGGCAGGCTGACAGCGGCGTGCCGGCGGTACGGGCTCCTCGGGTGTTTCGTGTACGTACCGCCGGTGGGCGACCGACCGGGTGCGGCGCGGATGTTCGCGCCGGCGATCGGTGTCGACGAGGACGTCGCCAACGCCAACAGCACCGGCTGCCTGGCCGCCCACCTGCTCGACACGACAGGGGAACAGACGGTCGCGATCGAGGTGGAGCAGGGTGACACCCTCGGTCGACCGTCAAGCGTGCTCGCTTCGGCCCGACGCGGGCCGGCGGGCATTACGACCCGGGTCGGCGGGTTAGCGGTGGTCCGCGACAGGAACCGAGGCGACAACTAGACCGTCGTCTTTTGCCGCCGACCGCGCCCTAACGTGCTGCTGCCGCGGGGAGCTCACGCCGCCCTGAGCCAGCGGGCATGGATCCTCGTAGCGCAGCGAGTCTACGGCGGCGGGGTCGTCGAGGAGGGTCACCAGCAGGGTGCCGTGCCGGCGTCGGCGCGTGCCCGTGCCGCCCGCGACTGCGGGAAGTGGTCAAGTCAGCCAGGGCGTGGCCTAGCGGATCAGGCCACCGGTGGACTCGGGCTGCGGCTCATCGGTGTTGATGAGCGAGGGCGGCCCGGCCGCGATGCCCTCCTCGGGCTCGCGGCTGGACGCACGGGCGTCGGCCAACACGTCGGCAGGGACGTGCTGCTCGAGGAATCGCCGCGCCAGCCGAGTCGACGGGTGCACGCCGATGGTGGCCACCACGATGATGCCGGCGATCACCAGCCAGCCGCTGGCGCCCCAGTTCATCGCGAGGAAGGTGTACACCGCCGGCGCCCATACCTTGCCCAGGGTGCCGCTCAGTTCGGCGGCGCCCTGGTAGGCGCCGCGCTGACGCGGGTCCATCAACTCGGCCTCGAACGACCAGCTGGCGGCCGAGAGGTATAGCTCAGCCCCGGTCACGGTGACGTGACCCAGCCAGACCAGCGAGATCGTGACCCAGCCGACGGTGTCGTGGGTCGCCAGCGTGATCAAACACGAGAGCACGAAGAAGGCGGACGACACCCGAACCGCCTTCAGCGCGGTCGGCACGTCCTCAACGCCGCGGGCCGCCGCCATCGGCAGGAAGATGCACATCACCGTGTTGGTGCCGAACAGAAAGGCCAGCAGCACCCGGGGGGCGTCGGTCTGTTCCACCAGCCACAGCGGAATCACGATGTTGAGTAGCACCTGGTTGGTCCAGAAGACCCCGGTGAAGAACGTCGTGAGGAGCCAGCCGGGGTTGCGCAGCGGTCCGGGCCCGGGGATCTTCGCCTTGCGGTCCTGCGGGGTGCGGTCGTCGTGTGAGGCCCGCGGCAGTCGGCCGATTGCGGCAGCGTTGACGAGGAAGACCACTGTCGTGAACCAGGGCAGCGCGTGGAGGACGTCGTTGGAGTGGAACGCCAGCGCGAAGCCACCCATCAGGGAGCCGAGGGTGAAGCCGAGGTTGAGCGCGGAGTACATGTAGGCGCGTGATTGCACCCGCTCGTTCGGCGGCAGTGCGTCGATCGTGTACGCGCCGTGCGCCGCGTTGCCGAGGGCGCCGATGACCTCCATGCCGACGGCCATGGCGACGTAGCCCTTGAAATCGGTGATGAGCGGCCACACCGCGAACATCGCCGCCTGCCCGGTCGCGCTGACGGCCCACATCTTCTTCGGCCCGAAGCGGTCGACCAGCTTGCCCATCGGCAGTGCGGCCAGGAAGGCGGCGATGCCAGCGAACGTCAGGCCGAGACCGACCTGACCGGCGGACAGCCCGACGATCTTGGTGAAGAACACGGCCGATCCGGTCATGAAGGTGCCCTCACCGAGGGCGAAAAGGAGTGACTGGGCAGCGAGCTGGCCGGCGAGAGGCGACGGGGGGCGCGCTCGGCGGAGGACGGCGGCGATCATCAGCGAGGATTCTGCGGAACCTCACGACAATTGTCGTGCGATTTTCCGGCACGGCGGCGGTCGCGCTACCGTCCGCCCGGCTACGACCACCCACTCAGAAACAGGCCCGGCCGGATGTGAGCCTTCCGTCGACCACGCCGATCATGCCGGACGGCCAAGCCATCGATATGCCACACGTAGAGCGGAGCAACGTCGGCTGTTGGGCGACTGGCGCGACGTCGATGCCGCGCTGGCCGCGACCACGGGCCTCAGCCTGACGTCAGTAGGGCAGCTCACGCCCGAGGTGCCGGGCGTACGCGCGGTGTGCGGCGAGGATGGCCGCCAGCCACCGGGCCATCATCTCGTCGGCCCGCAGCAGCTCCGAGGTCTCCACCTCGAAGGACTCCCGGTCGTAGTGGAACGCGGACGCGACACCCGGCTGCTCGGCGAGTGCCTTCTCGATCAGGTCCTCACGGATGTGGCCCATGCTCGGCTGGACGAGGTGGCCCACCTCGTCGGCGAACCCGAGCCCCCAGTGCAGGCCGCTACCGGTCGACACGTAGACCTGCTCCGTCAGCGCGAGGCGGCTGATCGGATGCTCCTCCCGCGTCTCGTCCGGACCGGCCAGCGCGATCAGCTCGGCCGGGAACGCCTCGAGAACAGCGGCGACCGCGGGAAGGCCGGCCAGCTGGTCGCCGCGGTAACCGACATTGCCCTGGTTCGCGGAGCCGGTCCTCGGCTCGATGCCCGGCACTGCGAAAGGCGAAGAGGTCATTTCTGCGTCCTCACATACGGGGTCCGGGGGTGCGGGCCGGGCACGTGGCCCGGCCCGCACGCTGTGATCAGTCCGCCGGGAAATGGATAGTGTAGGTGATGTTGTTCCTCTTGAGGCAGTTGAACAGATCCTCGGACATGCCGAGGTCGTTCACGTTGGGCTGACCGCTGCCGCTCGCCACGAAGTGCCAGTGGACCTTCTTGACACCCTTGCCCTTCATCTTGTCCTTGTTGGCTTCCTTGATCGTGTCCTGGTTGGCGGGATTCTGGTACCAGGCGTCCTTCTCGCACTGGTCGACCTGCTCCTGGATCCGATCATCGGCGAACGCGAAGCCGGTCTTGACCTCGTGGAAGATCCAGCCCTCGTCGGTTTCTTCGGCGTAGTCGACGTCGCGGCCGCCCTTGAAGTCAGGGTGGTCCGGCTTCTTGACGCCGAAGTCCCGCAAGCCGGGGCGGCCGATGCCCTGCATCATGTCGGCGAAGTTGATCTCGCCGCTCTGCCAGCCGTACGCCCAGTCGACCTTCGGGCCGTTCTCGTGCAGCCCGTCGGGGTCGGTCATCATCTCGTGCAGCCGCTTGAGGTCGGTTCGCTTGCCGTTGAGCAACCGGTCGAAGTTCGCCTTGGAGACCCGGCTGCTGGACGCCGTCGCGACGAAGCCGGCCGGCTCCTCGACCTGCTCGACGATCAGGTAGTTCCAGACCTCGGGCATGATGAGCTCGTAGGTGAGCTCCTTGACCGAGTCCGGGATCTTGTCGTACTTGGCGACGTAACGCGCCGCGCCCATGAGCCGGTGCGCGTACTTGTTGACGAACTTGGCGACCTTG is from Micromonospora terminaliae and encodes:
- a CDS encoding NADP-dependent oxidoreductase, encoding MKAIVAMDQAAEAAGITLAERPEPTPAINDVVVEVHASGFVPAEWEWPSTWVDRSGHDRAQAIIGHEFAGVVSSLGYGTTGLSLGQRVFGITDWHRDGTLAEYAAVEARNLAPLPGNVDFTVGASLPISGLTAWQGLFQHGRLQAGQSVLAHGAAGAVGSVVTQLAREFGAFVIGTGRAADRQAALDFGANEFLDLDHEDLDDIGGVDLVFDVIGGDIQRRSASIIRPGGTLVSVVGPVEARPVDGLAVDFVVESVPSQLMEIVDRVRDGRLRTHIGTVATLDDAIPALNPTERRKGKTVIRVRP
- a CDS encoding DinB family protein, translating into MTVAVDAEITALMQCLQRQRDHVLGAVEGLSDEAMRRPVLPSGWSCLGMLQHLALSVERLWFRAVVAGDPEVIDLVGSQDSPWQVAPGLPAGDVLDCYRHEASLADAVIAASSADADLAWWPFPGNEWRLHNLRDVLLHVITETACHAGHLDAVRELIDGQQWVVNA
- a CDS encoding DUF5134 domain-containing protein, encoding MLHLVMGLSMIAMIWPWGAAVPAAARIVIFMMSTGWFAVRAVWTPRGRALPVFFATATGTMVWMGASTPGHASAGGHSGMDMAGMGHAPVGCAGWASALLGGYLVLAGVWWVGRGMRVGGLSTATTDAVGCPLDWSALCHGVMSAGMGIALLAMA
- a CDS encoding DUF899 family protein: MTTPATPPITDRETWQKQLDELRLREKAHTREGDAVAAARRRLPMVEVDPATRLVGADGRVPLLDVFEGRTQLFASYHMWHTGRPAADQCEGCTFFTGQVLELSYLHSRDVTFAVFCQGPFEESSRYRDFMGWQAPWYSVPAESLDSLVAGRAFGMKACYLRQGDRVFETYWTTGRGVEAMAPSYGLLDMTVYGRQETWEDSPDGWPQRFRTDGDQFRLDGRPTSQWSRLATGRDDDLGATEPAGSAHQCCH
- a CDS encoding winged helix-turn-helix transcriptional regulator; translated protein: MVRELLLGPKRFTDLQQALPTASPNALSDRLRELADAGVVRRRQLPPPGNVRVYELTAWGRGLEPIVVALGTWALAAPPTAEQLFVSADSAMLTIRTYFVPTPEQPEVTLRIELRDHGPAGVFGVRLTSAGAEVTHEPPEEPHAVLITTTDALLAVFGSDDLAGLVAAGAAIIGDPEVVRRLVAAVRVPGATGQSSNGTPGPRGTGG
- a CDS encoding PhzF family phenazine biosynthesis protein, which translates into the protein MSWPDVTVVDACVRRDGRGGSPTAVTDDDPAATDADRRAVAAAAGTSHAAFLGTGRTPDGGWPVRFFTATAELSGCGHGTVAAQAVRLTRTALGELNDRQHTGGRTFDTVAIRRPAGIEVWFDQGLVALRHPAPDERAAIVAALGLTADDPHPTDALRIAAPGAPRMLVPVHDRSALLRVCPHLGRLTAACRRYGLLGCFVYVPPVGDRPGAARMFAPAIGVDEDVANANSTGCLAAHLLDTTGEQTVAIEVEQGDTLGRPSSVLASARRGPAGITTRVGGLAVVRDRNRGDN
- a CDS encoding MFS transporter, coding for MIAAVLRRARPPSPLAGQLAAQSLLFALGEGTFMTGSAVFFTKIVGLSAGQVGLGLTFAGIAAFLAALPMGKLVDRFGPKKMWAVSATGQAAMFAVWPLITDFKGYVAMAVGMEVIGALGNAAHGAYTIDALPPNERVQSRAYMYSALNLGFTLGSLMGGFALAFHSNDVLHALPWFTTVVFLVNAAAIGRLPRASHDDRTPQDRKAKIPGPGPLRNPGWLLTTFFTGVFWTNQVLLNIVIPLWLVEQTDAPRVLLAFLFGTNTVMCIFLPMAAARGVEDVPTALKAVRVSSAFFVLSCLITLATHDTVGWVTISLVWLGHVTVTGAELYLSAASWSFEAELMDPRQRGAYQGAAELSGTLGKVWAPAVYTFLAMNWGASGWLVIAGIIVVATIGVHPSTRLARRFLEQHVPADVLADARASSREPEEGIAAGPPSLINTDEPQPESTGGLIR